In Vibrio cyclitrophicus, one genomic interval encodes:
- a CDS encoding ATP-binding cassette domain-containing protein, whose translation MQTEQFSQKINMADKCYLTFSTIISTLFGLVLPFSILVIFDRVLPNQAQDTLFLLFAIILISIFLDYHLKSQEEKISSVIMRQFETNLTNKVFQSICLAEISKFRRLEPGEYLERIATIPELKTFFGGESVRALINLAVSVITILIIGLINIWAGITLLIASAVLAIFAWSLSKQKIGSLQNKSDIEGLTTSKIIEIISSPLDIKARNMEYRVESLMTQMVEEREVENIKYEQIESNFGLILTLIQQLSIACVVVVLATAVINMESSQGIMAAIIMLTNRYFAPYQQVMRTASRWELNKLHIQRIADLLELAASVEHQHETTEVERISIKYSDKQRIEFELGQAYLLTGKSGSGKTHLANCITRQNNDNKLDIMINDTPLDDVNYNVWRNSVLMVDKTSSFVEGTIIDNLTCFRPSLNNTAFALCQIMNIKAQIDGLPAGFYTELKGHMRTPFSRQVSYALLLVRALLANKRVLIFDDIDCVFDEEFAQVVLTSAAYRANDKILIIASNKMDKLNHRLKRVNLTEVTNEYLNRLQ comes from the coding sequence ATGCAAACTGAGCAATTTTCGCAAAAGATCAATATGGCAGATAAGTGTTATCTGACTTTTTCAACGATAATATCAACCCTATTTGGCTTGGTACTGCCCTTCTCTATTCTGGTCATTTTTGACCGAGTGTTACCCAACCAAGCGCAAGATACCTTGTTCTTATTGTTCGCTATTATTTTGATTTCCATCTTCCTCGACTACCACTTAAAAAGTCAGGAAGAGAAGATATCTTCCGTCATCATGAGGCAATTTGAAACCAACCTAACCAATAAGGTATTCCAATCCATTTGTTTAGCGGAGATCTCTAAATTCCGCCGTTTAGAGCCGGGCGAATATCTAGAACGAATCGCAACTATCCCTGAACTTAAGACCTTCTTTGGCGGAGAATCGGTTCGAGCGCTTATCAACCTTGCGGTTAGCGTGATTACCATTCTTATCATCGGCCTCATCAACATATGGGCTGGCATTACCCTTCTAATTGCCTCGGCCGTCTTAGCGATTTTCGCGTGGAGCCTTTCCAAACAGAAAATTGGCAGCTTGCAAAATAAGTCTGATATCGAAGGCTTAACCACCTCCAAAATTATTGAGATCATCTCTAGCCCACTGGATATCAAGGCGCGAAATATGGAATACCGCGTTGAAAGTTTGATGACACAAATGGTCGAAGAGCGCGAAGTTGAGAACATCAAATATGAGCAGATCGAATCGAACTTTGGCTTGATTTTGACGCTCATCCAACAGCTATCCATTGCTTGCGTTGTGGTGGTCTTGGCGACTGCCGTAATTAATATGGAATCGAGTCAAGGCATCATGGCCGCCATCATCATGCTAACCAACCGTTATTTTGCGCCTTACCAACAAGTGATGCGCACCGCGAGCCGCTGGGAATTAAACAAACTCCATATCCAACGTATCGCTGACCTCCTTGAATTGGCCGCCTCTGTTGAGCATCAACATGAAACCACAGAAGTAGAACGTATTTCAATCAAGTACTCTGACAAACAACGTATCGAGTTTGAACTGGGACAAGCCTACCTGCTCACAGGTAAGAGTGGTTCAGGTAAGACACACTTAGCCAACTGTATTACGCGACAAAACAATGATAACAAACTGGATATCATGATTAACGACACGCCTCTCGATGACGTCAATTACAACGTTTGGCGTAACAGCGTGCTCATGGTTGATAAGACCAGTTCGTTCGTGGAAGGAACCATAATAGATAACCTCACTTGCTTCCGACCAAGCTTGAACAACACGGCATTTGCACTGTGTCAAATCATGAATATCAAGGCGCAAATTGACGGGCTTCCGGCTGGATTTTATACCGAACTCAAAGGCCATATGCGAACCCCATTCTCACGCCAAGTAAGTTACGCCTTATTATTGGTTCGCGCTCTACTCGCCAATAAACGTGTATTGATATTCGACGATATTGATTGTGTATTTGATGAGGAGTTTGCACAAGTGGTGCTTACCAGTGCCGCTTATCGTGCCAATGATAAAATCCTAATCATTGCCAGCAATAAAATGGATAAACTTAACCATCGCCTCAAACGCGTAAACTTAACGGAGGTGACCAATGAGTATCTTAATAGACTTCAATAA
- a CDS encoding TolC family protein, protein MWRYKNLTSSIMAALAFSTTPLASATTLLEAVELGLQNSLSLRASDKGVEENEYNIGISRSKFLPSLNGAADTTWNENETLLSSVPDETSSYNSNSYSLSLSQSIFNLGDIFKYGTAKLDFNIEEIKHENKIQSTISEIGSQYFEYLKNNAQIKATKVELKSSETREHQMRRNVELGNTAASELYEVIAQKEGVSNRLRTLQKDRRVILNGLSIQIQYPITPSQDIYESVPLKEISESEQRTIMDQALKLNNDLLVAKKNVERSRRSLKESGSNFLPTVSLSASYRHDDTNNYSTASDPTQTGESNSTSVGLNLAVPLLSGGSDYYGYQKSSTAIERTELLYQDSLYTTRNSVNTSVLNINDFSQSISSYENIIRANYASYKGIQRAYQLGTRTITDLLAAESKLFSALRDYESARYDYIIETIKLEQIKGLLSIQSIESVMQLMSDIEGRDNQDLVPKHLLSTESLRKGGRNAN, encoded by the coding sequence ATGTGGCGGTACAAAAACTTAACTAGCAGCATCATGGCTGCGCTTGCATTCAGCACGACACCTTTAGCATCGGCGACTACCCTGCTTGAAGCGGTAGAGCTCGGCCTGCAAAACAGCCTGTCTCTTCGCGCCAGTGATAAAGGTGTGGAAGAAAACGAGTACAACATTGGTATCAGTCGCTCGAAATTTCTGCCGTCACTCAATGGTGCTGCCGATACCACATGGAACGAGAATGAAACCTTGCTATCGAGCGTGCCGGATGAAACCTCTAGCTATAACTCAAACAGCTACAGCCTTTCGTTATCCCAATCCATATTCAATCTTGGCGACATTTTTAAATATGGGACGGCTAAGCTCGACTTCAATATCGAAGAGATTAAACACGAGAACAAAATCCAAAGCACCATTTCGGAAATCGGTTCTCAATACTTTGAGTATTTGAAAAACAACGCCCAAATTAAAGCGACCAAGGTTGAGCTTAAATCGTCTGAAACGCGTGAACATCAAATGCGACGCAATGTAGAGTTAGGTAATACCGCAGCCAGTGAACTTTACGAAGTGATAGCTCAGAAAGAAGGCGTGTCGAACCGATTAAGAACCTTGCAAAAAGATCGACGTGTCATTCTCAACGGTTTATCGATTCAAATTCAATACCCTATCACTCCGTCGCAAGACATATACGAAAGCGTGCCTTTAAAAGAGATCAGCGAAAGCGAGCAACGCACGATCATGGATCAGGCGTTAAAGCTCAATAACGACTTGTTGGTGGCAAAGAAAAACGTAGAGAGAAGCCGACGAAGCTTAAAAGAGAGCGGTTCGAACTTCTTACCGACCGTGTCGCTTTCGGCCAGTTATCGACATGATGATACCAATAACTACAGCACGGCGAGTGATCCAACCCAAACTGGCGAAAGTAACTCAACCAGTGTGGGATTAAACCTCGCCGTGCCTCTCTTATCCGGTGGCTCTGATTACTACGGCTATCAGAAGTCATCAACGGCCATCGAGCGTACTGAACTGCTTTACCAAGATTCGCTTTACACCACACGTAACAGTGTGAATACCTCAGTGCTCAACATTAACGATTTCTCGCAGTCTATAAGCAGTTACGAAAACATCATTCGCGCCAACTACGCATCTTATAAAGGGATCCAAAGAGCCTACCAATTAGGAACGCGTACCATCACCGACTTGCTGGCGGCGGAAAGTAAACTGTTCAGCGCCTTAAGAGACTACGAAAGCGCACGATACGACTACATCATCGAGACCATCAAACTTGAGCAAATTAAGGGTTTACTCTCGATTCAATCTATCGAAAGCGTGATGCAATTAATGAGCGATATTGAAGGTCGCGACAATCAAGATTTAGTGCCGAAACATCTTCTCTCAACGGAGTCGTTGAGGAAAGGAGGTCGTAATGCAAACTGA
- a CDS encoding response regulator: MSGKPSYNISVPALRLSILFSVVLAAFAFYLYFSWSKVDSVAQVQSAPLIIQAQKLNQTIELDIQTLQHCLKEHNCNTNEFDPSTLKSEIDEFRSLASLNKTEFSLVGATEYTQLELAINRFSDSPKTRNDVLGLYLSLTNNYLQMDDNYRTMFNNHANDLMSEKNEFFIWLFMVVVILAVITILSNSVAMLKLKKSSSNEREIDYEFDALYQELKQLDLQRLEELLNEVSINPKQRQIYSHLKLIFSKLEDQKRNNDLYKQLYALIGYEIRGITNTINGGVQYLVQETDENGVLMAKDITSACSTLSELAENYNRLISQGTESKSKEFSLLNVLSELMIHISAKIQRNESELDCFISDNLPNRVAGQSTSLFWILFLQLSNAIQLKSNKKLFVTIESGAASDMENTRVTINLNFLSTLDVSVAKLNKLHWSAHKDHTANTDDLAKSVLKDYGYYESHWFQSGAQERFQIELDLKAKNFHTEKTRFDGKRLLLCANTQVRIDVMNKMLSNLGLDITEIRTANELFSAAKTFGDYDAIMLTDTFEPNKLPSLSKTVKSQLKNHPNTKLLLSVTNTQQAQECHSFVDKIINAPAIPYEFIPNLLTIMEAEASEEQMENSSFLIVEDDRVQQILLKRILTKQEYEPDMVGDGADAVKHFMNKRSDIIFMDCIMPGMGGIEATKRIRQFEQENEKNPCTIIGATALTSSNEHQACIEAGMDYVISKPYKSDQIIKVINKYVAVQKLN, translated from the coding sequence ATGAGCGGAAAACCTTCGTACAATATTTCCGTACCCGCTCTGCGTCTAAGCATACTATTTAGCGTGGTATTGGCAGCGTTCGCTTTCTATTTATACTTTTCTTGGTCAAAAGTAGATTCGGTTGCGCAAGTCCAAAGCGCCCCCTTGATCATACAAGCCCAGAAACTTAATCAGACAATAGAACTTGATATACAAACTTTGCAGCACTGCTTAAAAGAGCATAATTGCAATACCAATGAGTTTGATCCATCGACTTTGAAAAGTGAGATAGATGAGTTTCGTTCTTTGGCTTCGTTAAACAAAACCGAGTTCAGCTTGGTTGGAGCAACTGAATACACGCAACTGGAATTAGCGATTAATCGTTTCTCCGATAGCCCTAAAACACGTAACGACGTATTAGGCTTGTACCTTTCATTGACGAATAACTATCTGCAGATGGATGACAACTATCGCACCATGTTTAACAACCATGCGAACGACTTGATGTCTGAGAAAAACGAGTTCTTTATCTGGTTGTTTATGGTAGTCGTGATATTAGCTGTGATTACAATTTTGTCCAACTCAGTTGCTATGTTGAAACTGAAGAAATCCAGCTCTAACGAACGCGAAATCGACTATGAATTCGATGCCCTGTATCAAGAGCTGAAGCAGCTCGATTTACAACGTCTTGAAGAGCTTCTTAATGAAGTGAGCATTAATCCAAAACAGCGTCAGATCTACTCTCATCTCAAACTTATCTTCAGTAAATTGGAAGACCAAAAGCGCAATAACGATCTCTACAAACAACTGTATGCGCTGATCGGCTATGAGATTCGCGGAATTACAAACACCATCAACGGCGGTGTCCAATATCTTGTTCAAGAAACCGATGAAAACGGCGTGTTGATGGCGAAGGATATTACCTCTGCGTGTAGCACATTATCTGAACTAGCGGAAAACTATAATCGTTTGATTTCACAGGGTACGGAGAGTAAATCGAAAGAATTTTCACTGCTCAACGTACTGTCGGAATTGATGATTCACATCAGCGCAAAGATTCAACGAAATGAAAGTGAGCTTGATTGTTTTATTTCAGACAATTTACCGAATCGTGTTGCAGGCCAATCCACCAGCTTATTCTGGATACTGTTCCTTCAACTATCTAACGCTATTCAACTCAAATCAAATAAGAAACTGTTTGTGACGATTGAATCGGGTGCAGCATCAGACATGGAAAATACCCGTGTCACCATCAACCTCAACTTCTTATCAACGCTGGATGTTTCTGTTGCCAAGCTCAATAAGCTCCATTGGAGCGCACACAAAGACCATACTGCGAACACCGATGACTTGGCTAAAAGTGTTCTGAAAGATTACGGATATTACGAGAGTCACTGGTTCCAATCCGGCGCTCAGGAACGTTTTCAGATTGAACTCGATCTTAAGGCTAAGAACTTCCACACAGAGAAAACTCGCTTTGATGGCAAGCGTTTACTCTTGTGTGCTAATACTCAAGTTCGTATCGATGTGATGAACAAAATGCTCAGTAACTTGGGGCTAGACATCACCGAGATTCGCACAGCAAACGAGCTTTTCTCAGCAGCTAAAACGTTCGGTGATTACGATGCGATCATGCTGACCGATACCTTTGAACCCAACAAACTGCCCTCACTGAGTAAAACAGTGAAATCCCAACTTAAGAACCACCCAAATACCAAACTGCTGTTGTCAGTGACCAACACTCAGCAAGCACAAGAGTGTCATAGCTTCGTCGACAAGATCATTAACGCCCCTGCAATTCCTTACGAATTCATTCCAAACCTACTCACCATTATGGAAGCGGAAGCATCGGAAGAACAGATGGAGAACAGCTCATTCCTTATCGTAGAAGATGATCGAGTTCAGCAGATTTTACTTAAGCGAATCCTTACCAAACAAGAATATGAACCAGACATGGTCGGCGATGGCGCTGACGCAGTGAAACACTTCATGAATAAACGTTCTGACATCATCTTTATGGATTGCATCATGCCGGGTATGGGCGGCATCGAAGCAACAAAACGCATTCGACAATTCGAACAAGAAAACGAGAAGAACCCTTGTACCATTATAGGGGCAACCGCATTGACCAGCAGTAACGAACACCAGGCTTGTATTGAGGCCGGAATGGATTACGTGATCAGCAAACCTTATAAAAGCGACCAAATAATCAAGGTGATCAACAAGTATGTGGCGGTACAAAAACTTAACTAG
- a CDS encoding HlyD family type I secretion periplasmic adaptor subunit → MSNNQIEHHLRKALVSNNEASKVTADDTIVLASAMTSVHKTLLIIFLLALVAIAVASQARIDIVVSVRGELLLESDVEKVQHLEGGILEELLVRKGEVVYEGQPIARIRSLDRNTQLDTVNTEIIQIELDKIRYESLRDMVEPNFDAFIEKYPEQVQVNMNTWKQEFSKNRSNEELITHDIKHKNSLISSMLKRRKSSENQLSLIRKQLNIKNTLYKEEMASYVDVLNMKVQESNMVREIENLDESVMNERFQLDKLEKQHRDLVENRNSEYQAQIIQANKDLKLKRILQPQHSDKVDRLIVYSPVDGVVDKLHFNFRSAVIPPGESIADIAPINNSLHGEAKIPRKDMGFVEIGQAVKVKMDTYNFAKYGFVEGTIASISRSSYEEEDAEFYLAEIEIDRNFLERGGTQYKLSPYMEFTADVKTGSRRVIEYAAKPVMSAIEDAFDER, encoded by the coding sequence ATGAGCAATAACCAAATAGAACATCACCTCAGAAAAGCACTTGTTTCCAATAACGAGGCTTCTAAGGTCACAGCTGATGACACTATTGTGCTTGCTAGTGCCATGACCAGCGTTCACAAAACGTTGCTCATTATATTCTTACTCGCTTTGGTCGCTATCGCCGTGGCATCACAAGCACGTATCGACATTGTTGTTTCTGTACGTGGCGAACTGCTATTGGAATCGGATGTTGAGAAGGTTCAACACCTAGAAGGCGGTATATTAGAAGAATTGTTAGTCAGAAAAGGGGAAGTAGTTTATGAAGGCCAACCTATTGCTCGAATACGCTCACTCGACCGCAACACCCAACTTGATACCGTAAATACTGAAATTATTCAGATCGAACTCGATAAGATTCGTTATGAGAGTTTACGTGACATGGTAGAGCCTAACTTTGATGCGTTCATTGAGAAATACCCTGAGCAAGTTCAGGTCAATATGAATACGTGGAAACAAGAATTCTCTAAAAACCGTTCAAACGAAGAACTCATCACACACGATATTAAGCACAAGAACTCGCTAATCAGTTCAATGCTAAAGCGTCGCAAAAGTTCAGAGAACCAACTCTCGCTCATTCGCAAACAACTCAACATCAAAAACACGCTTTATAAAGAAGAGATGGCGTCATATGTCGACGTTCTAAATATGAAAGTACAAGAATCCAATATGGTTCGTGAGATTGAGAACCTAGACGAGTCTGTGATGAATGAGCGCTTTCAACTCGACAAACTGGAAAAACAACACCGTGACTTGGTTGAGAACAGGAACTCTGAGTACCAAGCGCAAATCATTCAAGCGAATAAAGACCTCAAGCTGAAGCGAATCTTACAACCACAGCATTCCGACAAGGTTGATCGCCTAATCGTCTACTCTCCAGTGGACGGTGTGGTCGACAAACTGCACTTCAACTTCCGTTCTGCTGTGATTCCACCAGGTGAAAGTATCGCAGATATTGCGCCGATCAATAACTCCCTTCACGGTGAAGCGAAGATCCCACGTAAAGACATGGGCTTCGTTGAGATTGGTCAGGCGGTAAAAGTAAAAATGGACACCTATAACTTTGCAAAATACGGATTTGTTGAGGGCACCATCGCTTCAATCAGCCGTTCATCATACGAAGAAGAAGACGCTGAATTCTATTTAGCAGAAATTGAAATTGACCGAAACTTTCTAGAGCGAGGAGGCACTCAATACAAATTATCACCTTATATGGAATTTACCGCCGACGTAAAAACAGGCTCGCGTCGCGTGATCGAATACGCTGCGAAACCTGTGATGTCAGCTATCGAGGATGCTTTTGATGAGAGATAA